One window of Triticum dicoccoides isolate Atlit2015 ecotype Zavitan chromosome 5A, WEW_v2.0, whole genome shotgun sequence genomic DNA carries:
- the LOC119300924 gene encoding probable serine/threonine-protein kinase PBL8, translated as MGNCGTREENAVVAAHAQVQQVHLLQHSDKNALADRKHTRTSSDVSDPPTPRKIEDAKNISIYNNVIAFTLFELETITKSFRADYVLGEGGFGTVYKGYIDENVRVGLKSLPVAVKVLNKDGHQGHREWLTEVNFLGQLRHPNLVKLIGYCCEDDHRLLVYEFMFRGSLENHLFRKTATPLPWATRMSIALGAAKGLACLHNAERPVIYRDFKTSNILLDSDYTAKLSDFGLAKAGPEGDETHVSTRVMGTYGYAAPEYVMTGHLTARSDVYSFGVVLLELLTGRKSIDKSRASREHSLVDWVRPKLSDKRRLHQIIDPKLEGQYSVRAAHKACSLAYYCLSQNPKARPLMSDVVETLEPLQSGGGSDGAIVQAGGLPDYRVRRSLTGNSVHCRAIPNPKCSPAVPACRVR; from the exons ATGGGGAACTGCGGCACGCGGGAGGAGAATGCCGTCGTCGCCGCGCACGCGCAAG TTCAGCAAGTCCACTTGTTACAACATTCCGACAAGAATGCTCTTGCAGATAGGAAGCACACCCGCACCTCATCAGATGTGAGTGACCCTCCAACACCTAGGAAAATCGAAGATGCCAAGAACATTTCCATATACAACAATGTGATTGCATTCACGTTGTTTGAGCTTGAAACAATCACAAAGAGCTTTCGGGCCGATTATGTTCTTGGCGAAGGAGGCTTTGGGACTGTTTACAAGGGTTACATAGATGAGAATGTCAGGGTTGGCCTGAAATCACTGCCTGTTGCCGTCAAGGTGCTCAACAAAGATGGACATCAAGGGCACAGAGAATGGCTA ACTGAGGTTAATTTCTTGGGGCAGCTAAGACATCCAAACCTAGTAAAGTTGATTGGATATTGCTGTGAAGATGACCACAGGCTGCTTGTCTATGAGTTCATGTTTCGAGGAAGTCTGGAAAACCACTTGTTTCGAA AGACCGCTACTCCCTTACCCTGGGCAACTAGGATGTCTATTGCACTGGGAGCTGCCAAAGGGTTGGCTTGTCTCCACAATGCTGAAAGGCCTGTTATCTACAGGGATTTCAAGACCTCAAATATTCTGCTGGACTCT GATTATACTGCTAAACTGTCAGACTTTGGCCTGGCAAAAGCTGGCCCAGAAGGTGATGAGACCCATGTATCAACACGGGTGATGGGAACATACGGTTATGCCGCCCCTGAATATGTGATGACCG GTCACTTGACAGCTAGAAGTGATGTCTACAGCTTTGGTGTGGTCCTTCTCGAGCTCCTGACAGGGCGGAAGTCCATCGACAAATCCCGGGCAAGCAGGGAGCACAGCCTGGTTGACTGGGTTCGCCCCAAGCTGAGCGATAAGAGGCGGCTTCACCAAATCATCGACCCAAAACTGGAGGGACAGTATTCAGTGAGAGCAGCTCACAAGGCCTGCAGCCTTGCATACTACTGTCTGAGCCAGAACCCCAAGGCCAGGCCCCTGATGAGCGATGTCGTAGAGACGCTCGAGCCATTGCAGAGTGGCGGTGGGAGTGATGGAGCCATTGTTCAAGCCGGTGGCCTCCCTGACTATAGAGTTCGCCGCAGCCTGACCGGAAACAGCGTCCACTGCAGGGCCATTCCCAACCCCAAGTGCTCCCCTGCCGTGCCGGCGTGCAGGGTGAGGTGA